Proteins from a single region of Catenulispora acidiphila DSM 44928:
- a CDS encoding arabinofuranosidase catalytic domain-containing protein gives MKASAWSRRKLGSLAAGITVVLGTIAGTAAMTGAAHAASQGPCDIYAAGGTPCVAAHSTTRALSAAYNGPLYQVRRSSDNTTTNIGLLSAGGVANAAAQDSFCAGTSCVITVIYDQSGRGNNLTPAPAGGYVHTPDSPANATAAPITVGGHKAYGVFTSTGIGYRDDTTNGVATGDSPEGEYDVVDGTHYNNGCCFDYGNAETTNNDDGNGTMEAIYFGNASYWDTGAGNGPWIMADLENGLFSGSNVNSPNPGDPTINYRFTTAMIKGGANQWAIRGGNAASGGLSTFYSGPRPPGYNPMHKEGAILLGIGGDNSDGAAGTFYEGVMTSGYPSDATEAAVQANINAAGYAAGTSGGTGTGALHANGASKCLDDPNGSTTGGTQLQIYGCNGQANQTWTRTSSNQLTVTNSGTTDCLDANGQGTSPGTKVIIWPCSGQSNQQWQFNANGTVTGVQSGLCLDVTGASTADGALVELWTCNGGSNQQWNLG, from the coding sequence ATGAAAGCAAGCGCATGGAGCCGCCGAAAACTCGGCAGCCTGGCGGCCGGGATCACGGTCGTGCTCGGCACGATCGCCGGCACCGCGGCCATGACCGGTGCGGCGCACGCCGCGTCGCAGGGCCCGTGTGACATCTACGCGGCCGGCGGCACGCCGTGCGTGGCCGCGCACTCGACGACGCGTGCCTTGTCCGCCGCGTACAACGGTCCGCTGTACCAAGTGCGGCGCTCCTCGGACAACACGACCACGAACATCGGACTGCTCTCCGCGGGCGGCGTCGCCAACGCCGCGGCGCAGGATTCGTTCTGCGCGGGTACATCCTGTGTGATCACCGTGATCTACGACCAGTCCGGGCGTGGCAACAACCTGACTCCCGCGCCCGCGGGCGGGTACGTGCACACCCCCGACAGCCCCGCGAACGCCACCGCGGCGCCGATCACCGTCGGCGGCCACAAGGCCTACGGCGTGTTCACCTCCACGGGTATCGGCTACCGCGACGACACCACCAACGGGGTGGCCACCGGGGACAGCCCGGAGGGCGAGTACGACGTGGTGGACGGCACGCACTACAACAACGGGTGCTGCTTCGACTACGGCAACGCCGAGACCACCAACAACGACGACGGCAACGGCACCATGGAGGCGATCTACTTCGGCAACGCCTCCTATTGGGACACCGGCGCCGGCAACGGCCCTTGGATCATGGCCGACCTGGAGAACGGTCTGTTCTCCGGCTCCAACGTGAACAGCCCCAATCCCGGCGATCCGACGATCAACTACCGGTTCACCACCGCCATGATCAAGGGCGGCGCGAACCAGTGGGCGATCCGCGGCGGCAATGCGGCCTCGGGAGGCTTGTCCACCTTCTACAGCGGGCCGCGTCCTCCCGGGTACAACCCGATGCACAAAGAGGGCGCGATTCTGCTGGGCATCGGCGGTGACAACAGCGACGGCGCCGCCGGAACCTTCTACGAAGGCGTGATGACGTCGGGGTATCCCTCCGACGCCACCGAGGCCGCGGTGCAGGCGAACATCAACGCCGCCGGATACGCCGCCGGCACCAGCGGGGGCACCGGCACCGGCGCATTGCACGCCAACGGCGCCAGCAAGTGCCTGGACGATCCGAACGGCAGCACCACCGGCGGAACCCAGCTCCAGATCTATGGCTGCAACGGGCAGGCCAACCAGACCTGGACGCGCACCTCGTCGAACCAGCTGACCGTCACCAACAGCGGGACGACGGACTGCCTGGACGCGAACGGCCAGGGCACCAGCCCCGGCACGAAGGTAATTATCTGGCCGTGCAGCGGACAGAGCAACCAGCAGTGGCAGTTCAACGCCAACGGCACCGTCACCGGCGTGCAATCAGGGCTCTGCCTCGACGTGACCGGCGCGTCCACCGCGGACGGCGCGCTGGTCGAACTGTGGACCTGCAACGGCGGCAGCAACCAACAGTGGAATCTCGGATAG
- a CDS encoding RICIN domain-containing protein: MKARGIRSRTALWLSALVAVSAAAYGTQAAATPSVARAAVQTTLYASPTGSGSSCSQTSPCALAEARSVVEGMNGSMTGDIVVYLTGGTYRLTSTFALGPQDSGTNGHTVYWEALPGQTPVFDGAQQVTGWSQYNSGLNIWRAPVAAGTRAGDLWVDGARASVTKSAINPGGFSQSGASFTTSDGSYRSWIDPTEAEIVDDNPWRQLHCPLAGITANGGGSSLNVNQACYNATLSNTGFPFNGAGYPTLNHITWIENAYALLNQPGQWFLDSAGGSLYYIPLPGQNMSTADVELPVVQDLVDVQGTPGHLTPINDTASGIAYSGSGWGSSTGRGLGDFQNDVHSTQTNGDSVSYTFTGSGITALTELNSDEGSIGVYIDGTLNQTVSAATSGQRTAEDAVVAVSGLTPGSHTIKLVKQSGTWMLLDGFVVIPTAVQPAHDITFSGITFQHNTWLTELSQGYPENQTGVMWSETNPWNQVKDPGMINVERGNHITFAGDTIAHTGDAGVDFGNGTQNSTLSTSRILDTAVNAVQVGEVDDYYLTDTALMTSGDTVTGNFIEHSGVVFESTSGILVGYTRNVTVSHNDVGYSAAQGISVGWGWGYASPYCSGCAHGYDYAGGNQVSYNYVYDNGLGDGAGNTVMAECIYTLGGQGDGNGSVWSTLTGNVCQDQYIYSNWGTIAHDEGSSYWQDRDNVVRWSGQDWMYYDQPTVNNITVGPTNYSDNAGYRAVVPNNTSFTQAAIVPDGQWPAGAQAVITAAGPPAQVAPLTGTLDDTCLCLNYTGSSWTWSGDRRLGDLDNGIHQATGNGDSFSVQFTGTGVSWIGEKSGSEGTAEIYVDGADKGSVNANSSPTQAQQTLYSVAGLAGGTHTLKVVKTGGTYLQVDAVNITGTAVVTGGSGGTGGGTGTYPTGYHALTIASNNLCLDNYGAGSTAGAIIDQWSCNSGTNQQFQFVPTSGGYGQLQIENSGQDVTVSGGSASQGVAGIVQQPVSTSTAAQWLPQQQSDGSWQFKNLNSGLCLDVYGASSSQGQQLDQWPCKNAPGTNQDFKP; this comes from the coding sequence ATGAAGGCGCGCGGCATCAGGTCGCGGACGGCACTGTGGCTCTCCGCTCTGGTCGCCGTCTCAGCGGCCGCATACGGGACGCAGGCCGCTGCGACGCCGAGTGTCGCGCGTGCGGCCGTGCAGACCACCTTGTACGCCTCCCCCACTGGGTCGGGATCTTCCTGCTCCCAGACCTCGCCGTGCGCGCTGGCCGAGGCGCGCAGCGTCGTCGAGGGCATGAACGGCTCGATGACCGGCGACATCGTGGTGTACCTGACGGGCGGCACCTACAGGCTCACCAGCACCTTCGCTCTGGGACCGCAGGACTCCGGGACCAACGGGCACACCGTGTACTGGGAGGCTCTTCCGGGCCAGACACCGGTCTTCGACGGAGCGCAGCAGGTGACCGGGTGGTCGCAGTACAACTCGGGCCTGAACATCTGGCGCGCGCCGGTGGCGGCGGGTACGCGGGCCGGGGACCTGTGGGTGGACGGCGCGCGGGCCTCGGTGACCAAGAGCGCGATCAACCCCGGCGGGTTCTCCCAGTCGGGCGCGTCGTTCACGACCTCCGACGGCTCGTATCGCTCGTGGATCGATCCCACCGAGGCGGAGATCGTCGATGACAACCCGTGGCGGCAGCTGCACTGCCCGCTGGCCGGCATCACCGCCAACGGCGGCGGCTCCAGCCTGAACGTGAACCAGGCCTGCTACAACGCCACGTTGAGCAACACCGGCTTCCCGTTCAACGGCGCGGGCTACCCGACGCTGAACCACATCACCTGGATCGAGAACGCCTACGCGTTGCTGAACCAGCCGGGACAGTGGTTCCTCGACAGCGCCGGCGGCAGCCTGTACTACATCCCGCTGCCGGGACAAAACATGTCCACCGCCGACGTCGAACTGCCCGTGGTCCAGGATCTGGTCGACGTGCAGGGCACCCCGGGACACCTGACCCCGATCAACGACACGGCGTCAGGGATCGCCTATTCCGGATCCGGCTGGGGCTCCTCGACCGGCCGCGGGCTCGGCGACTTCCAGAACGACGTGCACTCCACCCAGACCAACGGCGACTCGGTCAGCTACACCTTCACCGGCAGCGGCATCACCGCGCTGACGGAGCTGAACAGCGACGAAGGCAGCATCGGGGTCTACATCGACGGCACGCTCAACCAGACCGTCAGCGCCGCCACCTCGGGCCAGCGAACCGCCGAGGACGCGGTGGTGGCCGTCAGCGGACTGACGCCCGGCAGCCACACGATCAAGCTGGTCAAACAGAGCGGGACCTGGATGCTGCTCGACGGCTTCGTGGTGATCCCGACCGCCGTCCAGCCGGCCCACGACATCACCTTCTCCGGGATCACCTTCCAGCACAACACCTGGCTCACCGAGCTCTCCCAGGGCTACCCGGAGAACCAGACCGGCGTCATGTGGAGCGAGACCAACCCGTGGAATCAGGTCAAGGACCCCGGGATGATCAACGTCGAGCGCGGCAACCACATCACCTTCGCCGGCGACACCATCGCGCACACCGGCGACGCCGGCGTCGACTTCGGCAACGGGACCCAGAACTCCACGCTCAGCACCAGCAGGATCCTGGACACCGCCGTCAACGCCGTGCAGGTCGGCGAGGTCGACGACTACTACCTGACCGACACGGCGCTGATGACCTCCGGGGACACCGTCACCGGCAACTTCATCGAACACAGCGGTGTGGTCTTCGAAAGCACCAGCGGCATCCTGGTCGGCTACACCCGCAATGTGACCGTCTCCCACAACGACGTCGGCTACTCGGCCGCGCAGGGCATCTCCGTGGGCTGGGGCTGGGGCTACGCCTCGCCCTACTGCTCCGGTTGCGCCCACGGCTATGACTACGCCGGGGGGAACCAGGTCTCGTACAACTACGTCTACGACAACGGCCTGGGCGACGGAGCCGGCAACACGGTGATGGCCGAATGCATCTACACCCTGGGCGGCCAGGGCGACGGCAACGGCTCGGTGTGGTCGACCCTGACCGGCAACGTGTGCCAGGACCAGTACATCTACAGCAACTGGGGCACCATCGCCCACGACGAAGGCAGCTCCTACTGGCAGGACCGCGACAACGTCGTGCGCTGGTCGGGCCAGGACTGGATGTACTACGACCAGCCCACCGTCAACAACATCACGGTCGGTCCCACGAACTACTCCGACAACGCCGGCTACCGGGCCGTCGTCCCGAACAACACCAGCTTCACCCAGGCGGCCATCGTTCCCGACGGCCAGTGGCCCGCCGGCGCGCAGGCCGTCATCACCGCCGCCGGACCGCCCGCGCAGGTCGCGCCCCTCACCGGAACCCTGGACGACACCTGCCTGTGCCTGAACTACACCGGGTCCTCCTGGACGTGGAGCGGCGACCGCAGACTCGGCGACTTGGACAACGGAATACACCAAGCCACCGGCAACGGTGACAGCTTCTCCGTGCAGTTCACCGGCACCGGCGTCTCCTGGATCGGGGAGAAGAGCGGCAGCGAGGGCACGGCGGAGATCTACGTCGACGGTGCCGACAAGGGTTCGGTCAACGCCAACAGTTCCCCCACGCAAGCCCAGCAGACGCTCTACAGTGTCGCCGGGCTGGCCGGCGGCACCCACACCCTCAAGGTCGTCAAGACCGGCGGCACCTATCTCCAGGTCGACGCCGTCAACATCACCGGGACGGCCGTCGTCACCGGCGGCTCGGGCGGTACCGGCGGGGGCACGGGCACCTATCCGACCGGCTACCACGCCCTGACCATCGCCAGCAATAACCTGTGCCTGGACAACTATGGCGCTGGTTCCACCGCCGGCGCGATCATCGACCAGTGGTCGTGCAACAGCGGGACCAACCAGCAGTTCCAGTTCGTCCCCACCTCCGGCGGATACGGCCAGCTCCAGATCGAGAACTCCGGCCAGGACGTCACAGTGTCCGGCGGCTCGGCCTCCCAAGGGGTGGCGGGCATCGTGCAGCAACCGGTCAGCACGTCGACCGCCGCCCAATGGCTGCCCCAGCAGCAGTCCGACGGCTCCTGGCAGTTCAAGAACCTGAACAGCGGCCTTTGCCTGGACGTGTACGGAGCGAGCAGCAGCCAAGGCCAGCAACTCGACCAGTGGCCGTGCAAGAACGCACCGGGGACCAATCAGGACTTCAAGCCCTGA